One window from the genome of Phycisphaerales bacterium encodes:
- the rtcA gene encoding RNA 3'-terminal phosphate cyclase: protein MIHIDGSQGEGGGQILRSSLALSMATGKPFRIANIRAGRDKPGLKRQHLTCVRAAASICAAEVTGDEVGSMDVTFTPSAVTPGAYHFPIGTAGSTTMVLQAILPPLQRADYPSRITVEGGTYNKAAPPFDFFARVLVPLLNQLGPTITAHLERPGFFPAGGGRLVVEVQPTATPRPLALLERGRATTHAARAIISKLPASIGDRELTVVGERLGLPEDQLRIHEVRDALCPGNALCIELGYEHVTELFSSVGELGRSAESVAREAADQAREYIASKAPVGPHLADQLMVPLALLAGGEYMTGRLTEHSTTNIRTIAAFGGEVVARPDGRVRVFAMR, encoded by the coding sequence ATGATCCACATCGACGGCTCACAAGGCGAGGGCGGCGGCCAGATCCTGCGCTCCTCCCTCGCGCTCTCCATGGCCACCGGCAAGCCCTTCCGCATCGCCAACATCCGCGCCGGGCGCGACAAGCCCGGGCTCAAGCGTCAGCACCTCACCTGCGTCCGCGCCGCGGCCTCCATCTGCGCCGCCGAGGTCACCGGGGACGAGGTCGGCTCCATGGACGTCACCTTCACGCCCAGCGCCGTCACCCCCGGCGCCTACCACTTCCCCATCGGCACCGCCGGCAGCACCACGATGGTGCTCCAGGCCATCCTGCCGCCGCTGCAGCGGGCCGACTACCCCTCGCGCATCACCGTGGAGGGCGGCACCTACAACAAGGCCGCCCCGCCCTTCGACTTCTTCGCCCGCGTGCTCGTGCCGCTGCTCAACCAGCTCGGCCCCACCATCACCGCGCACCTGGAGCGCCCCGGCTTCTTCCCCGCCGGCGGCGGCCGCCTCGTCGTGGAGGTGCAGCCCACCGCCACGCCGCGCCCGCTGGCTCTGCTCGAGCGCGGGCGCGCGACCACCCATGCCGCGCGCGCCATCATCTCCAAGCTCCCCGCCTCCATCGGCGACCGCGAGTTGACCGTCGTCGGTGAGCGCCTGGGCCTGCCCGAGGACCAGCTCCGCATCCACGAGGTCCGCGACGCCCTCTGCCCCGGTAACGCCCTGTGCATCGAGCTCGGCTACGAGCACGTGACGGAGCTCTTCTCCAGCGTGGGCGAGCTGGGCCGCTCCGCCGAGTCCGTCGCCCGCGAGGCAGCCGACCAGGCCCGCGAGTACATCGCGTCCAAGGCCCCCGTGGGCCCGCACCTCGCCGACCAGCTCATGGTCCCGCTCGCCCTCCTCGCCGGCGGCGAGTACATGACCGGCCGCCTGACCGAGCACTCGACCACCAACATCCGCACCATCGCGGCCTTCGGCGGCGAGGTCGTGGCTCGCCCCGACGGCCGCGTCAGAGTGTTCGCGATGCGCTGA
- the ccoN gene encoding cytochrome-c oxidase, cbb3-type subunit I encodes MSPAITADHPHTAPRPSVRPPAALESFSYDDDIVRKFLLMTLVWGLVATLAGVVIAAQLVIPNLPFDWAFLGMKPFMLLKPLTDTSWLTFGRLRPLHTNAAIFAFAGNAIFAAVYYSTQRLCKSRMWSDTLSRLHFWGWQAIIVAAAVTLPLGYTQGKEYAELEWPIDIMIAVVWLGFFGTNFFMTIKNRRERHMYVALWFYIATIVTVTVLHVFNNLSLPIGLYHFLTTGESMSTEVFMKSYPVYAGVQDAFMQWWYGHNAVAFFLTTPFLGLMYYFMPKAAERPVYSYRLSIIHFWSLVFIYIWAGPHHLHYTALPQWASTLGMLFSVMLWMPSWGGMINGLLTLRGAWHKVSSDPVLKFFVVGITFYGMATFEGPMLSIKSVNSLSHYTDWTIAHVHSGALGWNGFMAFGMMYWLLPRLFQTPLWSRKLASTHFWLGTIGILLYISAIYWAGITQGLMWRAFDQTGRLAYPDFIESVNAIQPHYWVRLIGGLMYVAGIVLAGVNFLMTWRSRPANYDVPVHQAAALAPLAREARYADEVGSSRLTGNIEAGRKLDMFLQGTWHRRWERLPLRFTVWTIIAVGVASLFEIIPTFLIRSNVPTITSVKPYTPLELAGRDIYVAEGCYNCHSQMIRPIFAETKRYGEYSKPGEFVYDHPFQWGSRRIGPDLAREGGKQSDLWHYLHFKDPAQITKGSIMPAYPHLLEDELDFEAVQARVDGMAMLGVPYGDAVKEGHAAASAREQAARIGENIAQQGGPEGVATRQVTALIAYMQRLGTDIKNAPAAAPAADTAKEVGK; translated from the coding sequence ATGTCACCCGCCATTACCGCTGACCACCCCCACACCGCCCCCCGCCCCAGCGTGCGCCCACCCGCCGCGCTCGAGAGCTTCTCCTACGACGACGACATCGTCCGCAAATTCCTGCTGATGACATTGGTCTGGGGGCTGGTGGCCACGCTCGCGGGCGTCGTGATCGCCGCGCAGCTGGTCATCCCCAACCTGCCTTTCGACTGGGCGTTCCTGGGCATGAAGCCCTTCATGCTCCTCAAGCCGCTGACCGACACCAGCTGGCTCACCTTCGGCCGCCTCCGCCCGCTGCACACCAACGCGGCCATCTTCGCCTTCGCCGGCAACGCCATCTTCGCCGCCGTCTACTACTCCACCCAGCGCCTCTGCAAGAGCCGCATGTGGAGCGACACGCTCAGCAGGCTGCACTTCTGGGGCTGGCAGGCCATCATCGTCGCCGCGGCCGTCACGCTCCCCCTCGGCTACACCCAGGGCAAGGAGTACGCCGAGCTCGAGTGGCCCATCGACATCATGATCGCAGTGGTGTGGCTGGGCTTCTTCGGCACCAACTTCTTCATGACCATCAAGAACCGGCGTGAGCGGCACATGTACGTCGCCCTCTGGTTCTACATCGCCACCATCGTCACCGTCACCGTCCTGCACGTCTTCAACAACCTCTCGCTGCCCATCGGCCTCTACCACTTCCTCACCACCGGCGAGTCCATGAGCACAGAGGTGTTCATGAAGTCCTACCCCGTGTACGCGGGCGTGCAGGACGCCTTCATGCAGTGGTGGTACGGCCACAACGCCGTCGCCTTCTTCCTCACCACGCCCTTCCTGGGCCTCATGTACTACTTCATGCCCAAGGCGGCCGAGCGGCCGGTGTACTCCTACCGCCTCTCCATCATCCACTTCTGGTCCCTGGTGTTCATCTACATCTGGGCGGGGCCCCACCACCTGCACTACACCGCCCTCCCGCAGTGGGCCAGCACGCTCGGCATGCTCTTCTCCGTCATGCTCTGGATGCCCAGCTGGGGCGGCATGATCAACGGCCTGCTCACCCTCCGCGGCGCGTGGCACAAGGTCTCAAGCGACCCCGTGCTCAAGTTCTTCGTCGTGGGCATCACGTTCTACGGCATGGCGACCTTTGAGGGGCCCATGCTCTCGATCAAGAGCGTCAACTCGCTCAGCCACTACACCGACTGGACCATCGCCCACGTGCACAGCGGCGCCCTGGGCTGGAACGGCTTCATGGCCTTCGGCATGATGTACTGGCTCCTGCCCCGCCTCTTCCAGACCCCGCTGTGGAGCAGGAAGCTCGCCAGCACCCACTTCTGGCTCGGCACCATCGGCATCCTGCTGTACATCTCCGCCATCTACTGGGCGGGCATCACGCAGGGCCTTATGTGGCGCGCCTTCGACCAGACCGGCCGCCTCGCCTACCCGGACTTCATCGAGTCCGTCAACGCCATCCAGCCCCACTACTGGGTGCGCCTCATCGGCGGCCTCATGTACGTCGCGGGCATCGTCCTCGCCGGCGTCAACTTCCTCATGACCTGGCGCAGCCGCCCCGCGAATTACGACGTCCCCGTGCATCAGGCCGCGGCCCTCGCGCCGCTCGCCAGGGAAGCCCGCTACGCCGACGAGGTCGGCAGCAGCAGGCTGACCGGCAACATCGAGGCCGGCCGCAAGCTCGACATGTTCCTCCAGGGCACCTGGCACCGCCGCTGGGAGCGCCTGCCCCTCCGCTTCACAGTCTGGACCATCATTGCCGTGGGCGTGGCGTCGCTTTTCGAGATCATCCCCACGTTCCTCATCCGCTCCAACGTCCCCACCATCACCTCCGTCAAACCCTACACCCCCCTCGAGCTCGCCGGGCGCGACATCTACGTCGCCGAGGGCTGCTACAACTGCCACTCGCAGATGATCCGCCCGATTTTCGCCGAGACGAAGCGTTACGGCGAGTACAGCAAGCCCGGCGAGTTCGTCTATGACCATCCGTTCCAGTGGGGCAGCCGCCGCATCGGGCCCGACCTCGCCCGCGAGGGCGGCAAGCAGTCGGACCTCTGGCACTACCTGCACTTCAAGGACCCGGCCCAGATCACCAAGGGCTCCATTATGCCCGCCTACCCGCACCTGCTCGAGGATGAGCTGGACTTCGAGGCCGTCCAGGCCCGCGTCGACGGCATGGCCATGCTCGGCGTGCCCTACGGCGACGCGGTGAAGGAAGGCCACGCCGCCGCCAGCGCCCGCGAGCAGGCCGCCCGCATCGGCGAGAACATCGCCCAGCAGGGCGGCCCCGAGGGCGTCGCCACCAGGCAGGTGACCGCGCTGATCGCCTACATGCAGCGCCTGGGCACCGACATCAAGAACGCGCCGGCCGCCGCGCCCGCCGCCGACACCGCGAAGGAGGTTGGCAAGTGA
- a CDS encoding FixH family protein: MAEQPRRLPRWPFIIIALLGVQMIGVLTMMRIAGDDPAFGVEPDYYEKAVKWDSTAAARASADQLGWSIDATLGPVISAGNERELRVTLRDRHGAALNAAAVRAEVFCHARSASRQEAVLTPLTPGEYAARIVAPRAGLYEVRLDIVCNGSRAEVARTIEIAEKAAAR; the protein is encoded by the coding sequence GTGGCTGAGCAACCCCGCCGCCTCCCCCGCTGGCCCTTCATCATCATCGCCCTGCTGGGCGTGCAGATGATCGGCGTCCTCACCATGATGCGCATCGCCGGCGACGACCCCGCCTTCGGCGTCGAGCCCGACTACTACGAGAAGGCCGTGAAGTGGGACTCCACCGCCGCCGCCCGCGCCAGCGCCGACCAGCTCGGCTGGTCCATCGACGCCACCCTCGGCCCCGTGATCAGCGCGGGCAACGAGCGCGAGCTCCGCGTCACCCTCCGCGACCGCCACGGCGCCGCGCTCAACGCCGCCGCCGTCAGGGCCGAGGTCTTCTGCCACGCCCGCTCCGCCTCGCGCCAGGAGGCCGTGCTCACCCCGCTCACCCCCGGTGAGTACGCCGCCCGCATCGTCGCCCCCCGCGCCGGCCTCTACGAGGTCCGCCTCGACATCGTGTGCAACGGATCCCGCGCCGAGGTCGCCCGCACCATCGAGATCGCCGAGAAGGCCGCCGCCAGGTGA
- a CDS encoding Rrf2 family transcriptional regulator, with product MLTQAVGYAATALGYVAAAGGKPVLVKEVAEGCDIPGPYLAKIIHSLSRMQLVNTQRGVGGGVTLAREPREITLFDLCQALGDPIVQKRCMLGTAECSDERACPAHKFWTAHRGKQVEFLKSTTIADIAAFETRRRWGKGVKGGAVMPLMPTISVAAKDQ from the coding sequence ATGCTCACGCAGGCGGTCGGATATGCCGCGACGGCTTTGGGTTATGTGGCCGCGGCCGGCGGGAAGCCGGTGCTGGTGAAGGAGGTCGCGGAGGGGTGCGACATCCCCGGGCCGTACCTGGCGAAGATCATCCATTCACTCTCGCGGATGCAGCTGGTGAACACGCAGCGGGGCGTGGGCGGGGGCGTGACGCTGGCGCGTGAGCCGCGGGAGATCACGCTGTTTGACCTGTGCCAGGCGCTGGGCGATCCGATCGTGCAGAAGCGGTGCATGCTGGGCACGGCGGAGTGCTCTGATGAGCGGGCGTGCCCGGCGCACAAGTTCTGGACGGCCCACCGCGGCAAGCAGGTGGAGTTCCTCAAGTCGACCACAATCGCGGACATCGCGGCGTTCGAGACGCGCCGGCGGTGGGGCAAGGGCGTGAAGGGCGGGGCGGTGATGCCGCTGATGCCGACGATCTCGGTGGCCGCCAAGGACCAGTGA
- the rtcR gene encoding RNA repair transcriptional activator RtcR, giving the protein MGRKTVVIGLLGTTLDTGRNEKRWERWRPTVSLCQQEDLAVDRLELLYPRMAESLTRTVCEDIKQVSPETEVKCHLVNPSDPWDFEEVYTALHDFADQYPFDTEREDYYIHITTGTHVAQICLFLLTETRKFPAKLIQTSPRNKHAGSEGEYKVIDLDLSKYHRIAARFQREFKDNITGLKSGIATRNRTFNRLIEEVEHVAANSADPMLLMGPTGAGKSQLARRVYELRRHRNLVTGAFVEVNCATIRGDAAMSTLFGHRKGAFTGAASDRPGLLRSADKGVLFLDEIGELGLDEQAMLLRAIEEKRFMPLGADHEVSSEFQLIAGTNRDLLTRVRSGEFRDDLLARINLWTFCLPALRERVEDIEPNLDYELNQYAKRTGRTVRFSTEARAAYLRFATSADAVWAGNFRDLSASVTRMATLSASGRITEEVVAAEVGRLRQGWSGAGPGEDPCARALGEQEASKLDRFDRVQLADVLTVCAVCGTLSEAGRQLFSQSRAQRTSLNDADRLRKYLARFGLKWDSSTAGVVRAS; this is encoded by the coding sequence ATGGGTCGCAAGACGGTGGTGATCGGGCTGCTGGGCACGACGCTGGATACCGGGCGCAACGAGAAGCGCTGGGAGCGGTGGCGGCCCACGGTGTCGCTGTGTCAGCAGGAGGACCTCGCGGTCGACCGGCTGGAGCTGCTCTACCCGCGCATGGCGGAGAGCCTGACGCGGACGGTGTGCGAGGACATCAAGCAGGTGTCGCCGGAGACGGAGGTCAAGTGCCACCTGGTCAACCCGAGCGATCCGTGGGACTTTGAGGAGGTGTACACCGCGCTGCACGACTTCGCGGACCAGTACCCCTTCGACACGGAGCGCGAGGACTACTACATCCACATCACAACCGGCACGCACGTGGCGCAGATCTGCCTGTTCCTGCTGACCGAGACGCGGAAGTTCCCGGCGAAGCTGATCCAGACCAGCCCCCGGAACAAGCACGCGGGGAGCGAGGGTGAGTACAAGGTCATCGATCTGGACTTGTCGAAGTACCACCGCATCGCGGCCCGGTTCCAGCGCGAGTTCAAGGACAACATCACTGGGCTGAAGTCGGGGATCGCGACGCGGAACCGGACGTTCAACCGGCTCATCGAGGAGGTCGAGCACGTCGCCGCGAACTCGGCAGACCCGATGCTGCTGATGGGGCCCACGGGCGCCGGCAAGAGCCAGCTGGCGCGGCGCGTGTACGAGTTGCGGCGGCACCGGAACCTGGTGACGGGGGCCTTCGTGGAGGTGAACTGCGCGACGATCCGCGGGGACGCGGCGATGTCCACGCTCTTCGGGCACAGGAAGGGCGCGTTCACCGGCGCGGCGAGCGACCGGCCGGGGCTGCTGCGCTCGGCGGACAAGGGCGTGCTGTTCCTGGACGAGATCGGCGAGCTGGGGCTGGACGAGCAGGCGATGCTGCTGCGGGCGATCGAGGAGAAGCGGTTCATGCCCCTGGGCGCGGACCACGAGGTCTCGAGCGAGTTCCAGCTGATCGCGGGGACGAATCGAGACCTGCTGACGCGGGTGCGCTCGGGTGAGTTCCGCGACGACCTGCTGGCGCGGATCAACCTGTGGACGTTCTGCCTGCCGGCGCTGCGCGAGCGTGTCGAGGACATCGAGCCGAACCTGGACTATGAGCTCAACCAGTACGCAAAGCGCACGGGGAGGACGGTTCGGTTCAGCACTGAGGCCCGCGCTGCGTACCTGCGGTTTGCCACCAGCGCGGATGCGGTCTGGGCGGGCAACTTCCGGGATCTTTCGGCGTCGGTGACGCGGATGGCGACGCTCTCCGCGAGTGGGAGGATCACGGAGGAGGTCGTCGCGGCGGAGGTGGGACGGCTGCGGCAGGGGTGGTCGGGCGCGGGTCCGGGCGAGGACCCGTGCGCGCGGGCGCTCGGTGAACAGGAGGCATCGAAGCTGGATCGTTTCGATCGTGTGCAACTGGCGGATGTGCTGACCGTGTGTGCAGTGTGCGGGACCTTGTCGGAAGCGGGGCGTCAGCTGTTCAGTCAGTCGCGCGCACAGCGCACGAGCCTGAACGATGCGGACCGCCTCAGGAAGTACCTGGCGCGGTTCGGGCTCAAGTGGGACAGCAGCACGGCGGGCGTGGTGCGCGCGAGCTGA
- a CDS encoding cbb3-type cytochrome c oxidase N-terminal domain-containing protein — protein sequence MSDHAPTTPTNSNAPGRDQLTSHDYDGIREYDNPTPGWWHAVFVATIVFSIFYFMFFQFSPAAWTPESVHAKAEVANLKKQFAELGTLAQDEPTLHRMMNEVKWMSVGESIFKGSCASCHADKGQGLVGPNLTDDHYKNVKALGDILSVVNNGAAGGAMPAQKLTLHPNEVVLVSAYVASLRGRNVPGRAPEGDRAPAWSSPK from the coding sequence ATGTCTGACCACGCCCCCACCACCCCCACCAACTCCAACGCGCCCGGACGCGACCAGCTCACCAGCCACGACTACGACGGCATCCGCGAGTACGACAACCCCACGCCAGGCTGGTGGCACGCCGTCTTTGTCGCCACCATCGTCTTCTCCATCTTCTACTTCATGTTCTTCCAGTTCAGCCCCGCCGCGTGGACCCCCGAGAGCGTCCACGCCAAGGCCGAGGTCGCCAACCTCAAGAAGCAGTTCGCCGAGCTCGGCACCCTCGCCCAGGACGAGCCCACGCTCCACCGCATGATGAACGAAGTCAAGTGGATGAGCGTCGGCGAGAGCATCTTCAAGGGCTCCTGCGCCTCCTGCCACGCCGACAAGGGCCAGGGCCTCGTCGGCCCCAACCTCACCGACGACCACTACAAGAACGTCAAGGCCCTGGGCGACATCCTCTCCGTCGTGAACAACGGCGCCGCCGGCGGCGCCATGCCCGCGCAGAAGCTCACCCTCCACCCCAACGAGGTCGTCCTCGTCTCCGCCTACGTCGCCAGCCTCCGCGGCCGCAACGTCCCCGGGCGCGCCCCCGAGGGCGACCGTGCCCCCGCCTGGTCCTCTCCCAAGTAA
- a CDS encoding RtcB family protein, which translates to MTTDPDTPSSPAVTAPAATTSTPPSPFIETGEATAILPVANGKTPPITVIATKAIRDGFDTLCIQQAINSRLAPGVTDIILNPDAHAGYGAPIGCVLVSPTHIYPGPVGVDIKCSLSLLQLDIPEDVIADKKLRRALINAILERTPTGTGRGQREARKGRYVDATLGQRVVTEGASAGVLTELGIPTEWAQRCEDSHHLGHDGTADALRERLARHTAAPQAYELFASKIRQLGSYGGGNHFGEAEVVHVEDTERARTAAEVFGLRDRHVAFLSHCGSRGWGALLADGQFKAMNQKFATWGIQLPGGDRHMVHAPLGTPEADAYLDDMAMGANFATVNHMLINALVLEAFQEVLPGTRGHLVYFISHNIARQEIVNNKPAWVHRKGATRAFPAGHHALRDTPFASTGHPILLPGNPQDGSSVMVAEPGASLSCYSVNHGAGRRMSRTAANKTLDQRSIDASFDAADILTNCRNYPRDEAPRAYKDFEEVLRSVKQAGLASEVARLKARFVIKDSDKADD; encoded by the coding sequence ATGACCACCGACCCCGACACCCCCAGCTCACCTGCCGTCACGGCCCCCGCCGCGACGACCAGCACGCCGCCCTCACCGTTCATCGAGACCGGCGAGGCCACGGCCATCCTCCCAGTCGCCAACGGCAAGACGCCGCCCATCACCGTGATCGCCACCAAGGCGATCCGCGACGGCTTCGACACGCTCTGCATCCAGCAGGCGATCAACTCGCGCCTCGCCCCCGGCGTCACCGACATCATCCTCAACCCCGACGCCCACGCCGGCTACGGCGCGCCCATCGGCTGCGTGCTCGTCTCACCCACGCACATCTACCCCGGCCCTGTCGGCGTCGACATCAAGTGCAGCTTGAGCCTGCTCCAGCTCGACATCCCCGAGGACGTCATCGCCGACAAGAAGCTCCGGCGCGCCCTCATCAACGCCATCCTCGAGCGCACCCCCACCGGCACCGGCCGCGGCCAGCGCGAGGCCCGCAAGGGCCGCTACGTGGACGCCACGCTCGGCCAGCGTGTCGTAACCGAGGGCGCCTCCGCGGGCGTGCTCACCGAGCTCGGCATCCCCACCGAGTGGGCCCAGCGCTGCGAGGACAGCCACCACCTGGGCCACGACGGCACCGCTGACGCCCTGCGCGAGCGGCTCGCCCGCCACACCGCGGCCCCGCAGGCCTACGAGCTTTTCGCCAGCAAGATCCGCCAGCTGGGCTCCTACGGCGGCGGCAACCACTTCGGCGAGGCCGAGGTCGTGCACGTCGAGGACACCGAGCGCGCCCGCACCGCCGCGGAGGTCTTCGGCCTGCGCGACCGGCACGTCGCTTTCCTCTCCCACTGCGGCAGCCGCGGCTGGGGTGCCCTCCTGGCCGACGGCCAGTTCAAGGCCATGAACCAGAAGTTCGCGACCTGGGGCATCCAGCTCCCCGGCGGGGACCGCCACATGGTGCACGCGCCGCTCGGCACGCCCGAGGCCGACGCGTACCTCGACGACATGGCCATGGGCGCGAACTTCGCGACCGTCAACCACATGCTCATCAACGCGCTCGTGCTCGAGGCTTTCCAGGAAGTGCTCCCGGGCACCAGGGGCCACCTCGTTTACTTCATCAGCCACAACATCGCCCGCCAGGAGATCGTCAACAACAAGCCCGCGTGGGTGCACCGGAAAGGCGCCACCCGCGCGTTCCCCGCGGGCCACCACGCACTGCGCGACACGCCCTTCGCGTCCACCGGCCACCCGATCCTCCTGCCGGGCAACCCCCAGGACGGCTCGAGCGTCATGGTCGCCGAGCCCGGCGCGTCGCTCTCCTGCTACAGCGTCAACCACGGCGCCGGCCGCCGCATGAGCCGCACGGCCGCGAACAAGACCCTCGACCAGAGGTCCATCGATGCGAGCTTCGACGCCGCGGACATCCTCACCAACTGCCGCAACTACCCGCGCGACGAAGCACCCCGCGCGTACAAGGACTTCGAAGAGGTGCTCCGCAGCGTCAAGCAGGCCGGCCTCGCCAGCGAGGTCGCCCGCCTCAAGGCCCGCTTCGTGATCAAAGACAGCGACAAGGCCGACGACTGA
- a CDS encoding sulfite exporter TauE/SafE family protein, translating into MTPLIAAIFLASLLGSMHCAGMCGAFLAFAITPGEKPVSKAALQAAYHTGRLVTYTALGTLAGALGHAIDLGGSIAGLQRTAGALAGTMMVAFGLLAIARVMGVRLPRPPVPALMERALTAGHRAAFDLPPLARAAMTGLLTTLLPCGWLYAFVITAAGTANPAQGALAMLVFWLGTLPALIALGTGLQCLAGPLKRRLPLITSLAVVCVGVFTVITRMTGHPHGHALPASAMLLEEHAPNLPAECNP; encoded by the coding sequence GTGACACCCCTCATCGCCGCCATCTTCCTCGCCAGCCTTCTGGGCAGTATGCACTGCGCGGGCATGTGCGGCGCGTTCCTCGCCTTCGCGATCACCCCCGGCGAGAAGCCTGTGAGCAAGGCCGCGCTGCAGGCCGCGTACCACACCGGCCGCCTCGTCACCTACACGGCATTGGGGACCCTCGCCGGCGCGCTGGGGCACGCGATCGATCTGGGGGGATCGATCGCAGGCCTCCAGCGCACCGCGGGGGCGCTGGCGGGCACCATGATGGTCGCCTTCGGCCTCCTCGCGATCGCCCGCGTCATGGGTGTCAGGCTCCCGCGCCCGCCCGTCCCCGCGCTCATGGAACGCGCCCTCACCGCCGGCCACCGCGCCGCGTTTGACCTCCCGCCGCTCGCCCGCGCCGCCATGACCGGCCTGCTCACCACGCTGCTCCCCTGCGGTTGGCTCTACGCCTTCGTCATCACCGCCGCAGGCACCGCCAACCCCGCGCAAGGCGCCCTCGCGATGCTCGTCTTCTGGCTCGGCACCCTCCCCGCCCTCATCGCCCTGGGCACCGGCCTCCAGTGCCTCGCGGGCCCGCTTAAGAGGCGCCTCCCGCTCATCACCAGCCTCGCGGTCGTGTGCGTCGGCGTCTTCACCGTCATCACCCGCATGACCGGCCACCCCCACGGCCACGCGCTGCCCGCGAGCGCCATGCTGCTCGAGGAGCACGCGCCAAACCTCCCCGCGGAGTGCAACCCGTGA
- the ccoG gene encoding cytochrome c oxidase accessory protein CcoG: MPTTTDPTPIPPTVYEQRHGTLSTLNEDGSRRWLNPRPSRGRFWTRRRAVAYTLIALFTAIPYITVNGLPLVLLDIVHRRFTLFGYTFLPTDTPLFVLLMVAVFLAVFLATSVLGRVWCGWACPQTVYMEFLYRPIERLFEGEPGRSKQPTGGLKRVLKWAVYILASLFIAHTFLAYFVGIDQLKTWVTRSPFEHPTAFLLMAGVTAAMLFDFGFFREQMCTIACPYGRFQSVMLDRGSLIVAYDRKRGEPRGKAKRVSLPVLDAAPQGDCVDCRMCVTTCPTGIDIRDGLQMECIHCTQCIDACDAVMTKVGRPTGLIRYSSQRALEGEPRKARPRVVIYSALLALITSIFTHGIITKPPVDINLLRGRGMPFNELPSGLISNQLRVKVTNRLMEQATCTVSLINAPAGGRIEIESSPNPFTVAPGEQTTIAVIVLLPREVFVPSGTFDARIAIETADGYRTEHTYRLLGPMNNRVRRDAPKEPSRG, encoded by the coding sequence ATGCCCACCACCACCGACCCAACTCCGATCCCCCCCACCGTCTACGAGCAGCGCCACGGCACGCTCTCCACCCTCAACGAGGACGGCTCCCGCCGCTGGCTCAACCCCCGCCCCTCCCGCGGCCGCTTCTGGACACGCCGGCGCGCCGTCGCCTATACCCTCATCGCCCTCTTCACCGCCATTCCTTACATCACCGTCAACGGCCTGCCACTCGTCCTGCTCGACATCGTCCACCGCCGCTTCACGCTCTTCGGCTACACCTTCCTCCCCACGGACACGCCGCTCTTCGTGCTGCTGATGGTGGCTGTCTTCCTCGCCGTGTTCCTCGCCACCTCCGTGCTGGGGCGCGTGTGGTGCGGCTGGGCATGCCCGCAGACCGTCTACATGGAGTTCCTCTACCGCCCCATCGAGCGACTCTTCGAGGGCGAGCCCGGGCGCTCGAAGCAGCCGACGGGCGGCCTCAAGCGCGTGCTGAAGTGGGCCGTGTACATCCTCGCGTCGCTCTTCATCGCCCACACCTTCCTCGCCTACTTCGTCGGCATCGACCAGCTCAAGACCTGGGTCACCCGCAGCCCCTTCGAGCACCCCACGGCCTTCCTCCTGATGGCCGGCGTCACCGCCGCCATGCTCTTTGACTTCGGCTTCTTCCGCGAGCAGATGTGCACCATCGCGTGCCCCTACGGCCGCTTCCAGTCCGTCATGCTCGACCGCGGCTCGCTCATCGTCGCCTACGACCGCAAGCGCGGCGAGCCCCGCGGCAAGGCCAAGCGCGTCTCGCTCCCGGTCCTTGACGCCGCGCCCCAGGGCGACTGCGTCGACTGCCGCATGTGCGTCACCACCTGCCCCACCGGCATCGACATCCGCGACGGCCTCCAGATGGAGTGCATCCACTGCACGCAGTGCATCGATGCCTGCGACGCAGTCATGACCAAGGTCGGCCGCCCCACCGGCCTCATCCGCTACAGCAGCCAGCGCGCCCTGGAGGGTGAGCCCCGCAAGGCCCGCCCGCGCGTCGTCATCTACTCCGCCCTCCTCGCCCTCATTACCTCCATCTTCACCCACGGCATCATCACCAAGCCGCCGGTCGACATCAACCTCCTCCGCGGCCGCGGCATGCCCTTCAACGAGCTGCCCAGCGGCCTCATCAGCAACCAGCTCCGCGTCAAGGTCACCAACCGCCTGATGGAGCAGGCGACCTGCACGGTCTCCCTCATCAACGCGCCCGCCGGCGGCCGCATCGAGATCGAGTCCTCCCCCAACCCCTTCACTGTCGCGCCGGGCGAGCAGACCACCATTGCCGTCATCGTCCTCCTGCCCCGCGAGGTCTTCGTGCCCTCGGGCACCTTCGACGCCCGCATCGCCATCGAGACCGCCGACGGCTACCGCACCGAGCACACCTACCGCCTGCTGGGCCCCATGAACAACCGCGTCCGTCGCGACGCCCCCAAGGAGCCCAGCCGTGGCTGA